In a single window of the Littorina saxatilis isolate snail1 linkage group LG5, US_GU_Lsax_2.0, whole genome shotgun sequence genome:
- the LOC138965875 gene encoding uncharacterized protein → MVTGTFHYAIPKDRLNDLGASQSRAKREFVPEFKKDQQYWSKRHKNTISARRSRVKRKTIEKLMEHRMLELQSENMELRRELGKLQTIFGLPVTKTPAPSSSPAGSPGSSSSSSGIGNSSTGAPSLHSNSSSPAQCVEEEKWKKADYQLKVKLANAGQNGNVMNKSCEREGGPGYRASNAHSQSASSLSAPTAHFSSVPQPKLSSLSDSGAYPPVGHANNVYRKNSLPASYRHSHSNNAPPAAHCSSSPGSSDNCPASTFAKSYPTYSSPLYSSTHFPFPVYPGAHRSRAGHNYSGFFVKGGSSSFSSSCSSPSATTNGGCSYQPHFSSASTSRFAAVPLTTSQDYSPPHYMASQSDSSTNTSTSSSSCFYLPNHHHLLPRSHHGSAASDASSESSGSSSLRPNSLSDHRDRSSSFSNSPCMSDGSSGASGGSPVLVSEDDASSGSGESRRSSRNSFEEESFRKIPLKCRMKRGLYLPYNKANVKARKDFV, encoded by the coding sequence ATGGTGACTGGCACCTTCCACTACGCCATCCCCAAAGATCGCCTCAACGACCTGGGGGCGAGCCAGTCTAGAGCTAAACGCGAGTTCGTTCCGGAGTTTAAGAAGGACCAGCAATACTGGAGCAAGAGACACAAGAACACCATCTCGGCCAGGCGGTCCCGCGTTAAGCGAAAGACCATTGAGAAGCTGATGGAGCACCGCATGCTGGAGCTACAGTCGGAGAACATGGAGCTGCGTAGAGAGCTGGGGAAGCTCCAAACCATCTTCGGCCTCCCCGTCACCAAGACCCCGGCCCCCTCCTCCTCGCCCGCAGGGTCTCCAGGGTCGTCCTCGTCGTCGTCAGGCATCGGGAACTCCTCCACTGGTGCCCCATCTCTGCACTCAAACAGCTCATCCCCCGCTCAGTGCGTGGAGGAGGAGAAGTGGAAGAAGGCAGACTATCAGCTGAAGGTGAAGCTTGCTAATGCAGGTCAGAACGGGAACGTTATGAACAAGAGCTGTGAGCGTGAGGGCGGGCCGGGCTACCGGGCGAGCAATGCTCATTCTCAGTCTGCGTCTAGTCTCTCTGCTCCCACCGCCCACTTCAGCTCTGTCCCCCAGCCCAAACTCTCCTCCCTCAGTGACAGCGGGGCCTACCCCCCTGTTGGGCACGCCAACAACGTGTACAGAAAGAATTCTCTGCCAGCCTCCTATCGCCATTCCCACAGTAACAACGCCCCACCCgccgcgcattgcagctcttcTCCGGGTAGCAGTGATAACTGTCCCGCGTCAACGTTCGCCAAGAGCTACCCCACCTACTCTTCTCCTCTGTACTCCTCCACCCACTTCCCCTTCCCTGTTTACCCTGGTGCGCACCGAAGCAGGGCGGGGCATAATTATTCCGGGTTCTTCGTCAAGGGAGGTAGctcctccttttcctcctcCTGTTCCTCCCCCTCTGCCACAACCAACGGCGGGTGTTCTTACCAACCGCACTTTAGTTCAGCCTCTACATCGCGGTTCGCCGCTGTCCCCTTGACCACCTCACAGGACTACTCCCCTCCGCACTACATGGCGTCGCAGAGCGACAGTTCCACAAACACCAGCACCTCATCCAGTTCCTGCTTCTACCtccccaaccaccaccacctcctccCTCGCTCCCACCACGGCTCCGCAGCCAGTGACGCCTCCTCGGAGAGCAGCGGGTCGTCCTCGCTCCGCCCGAACTCTCTCAGCGACCACAGAGACCGCTCCTCCTCGTTCAGCAACAGCCCCTGTATGTCTGACGGCAGCTCAGGAGCTTCCGGTGGCAGTCCTGTCTTGGTGAGTGAAGATGATGCCAGCTCAGGCAGCGGAGAGTCGCGTAGGAGTTCCAGGAACAGCTTTGAGGAGGAGAGTTTTCGCAAGATCCCGCTCAAATGCCGTATGAAGCGCGGGCTGTACTTGCCTTATAACAAGGCCAATGTCAAAGCGAGGAAAGATTTTGTTTGA